In Bacillus weihaiensis, the genomic stretch ATAATGATAAAGGTGTACATACAAACGCAATTTATGGTTTTACAATGATTTTAATGAAAATTCTCGAAGATGAAAAGCCTACTCATATGCTAGTAGCATTTGATGCAGGTAAAACGACATTTAGACATAAAACCTTCCAGGAGTATAAAGGGGGGCGTCAAAAAACTCCACCTGAATTGTCTGAGCAATTTCCGTTTATTCGTGAACTTTTAGACGCCTATCAGGTTTCACGCTATGAATTAGTAAATTATGAAGCTGATGACATTATTGGTACGTTATCAAAGCAAGCTGAAGTTGATGGATATGAGGTGAAGGTCATCTCTGGGGATAAAGATTTAACTCAACTTGTGACAAGCAAGGTTACAGTGGATATTACAAAAAAAGGGATAACGGATGTTGATTCTTATACACCTGACTTTGTTATGGAGAAATACGGACTAACACCAAATCAAATCATTGATATGAAAGGTTTAATGGGAGATACGTCAGATAACATCCCGGGTGTACCTGGTGTAGGAGAAAAAACGGCCATCAAATTATTAAAAGAGTTTGAAACTCTTGAAAATGTCATTAGTTCAACTGATAAAGTGAGCGGCAAGAAATTAAAAGAAAAGCTTGAAGAGTTTTCGGATCAAGCGCTAATGAGTAAACAGCTTGCCACAATTGATTGCGAAGCACCGGTTGAGATGACATTATCACAATTAGAGTATGAGGGATTTAACCAAGAGGAGGTAGTTCGTCTATTTAAAGAATTAGGCTTTAATTCTTTACTTGAGAAGTTTGGAGAAGAAGAGGCTACCGCTGAAGAAGTGATTGAGGATATCTCATTTGAAACCGTGTCGAATCTATCAGATGACATTCTAACAGATGAAGCAGCTCTTTACATTGAGGTGCTAGAGGAAAGCTACCATCATGCAGATATTATTGGTTTTTCCATTGTAAATGCTAATGGTAACTACTTTATCCCTACAGATATTGCTCTAGAATCTGACGCTTTTAAAAAGTGGGCAAATGATGATACGAAGAAAAAAATAGTCTACGATGGAAAGAAAACAACCGTGGCTCTTCAGTGGAAAGGGATTGCATTACAAGGGATAAGCTTCGATATTCTCATAGCAGCCTACTTACTCAACCCTTCAGAAACATTTGATGATGTATCAAGTGTAGCAAGAGCTAATGGTCTTACAGTTGTACAATCAGATGAGTCCTTTTATGGGAAAGGGGCAAAACGAAGTATTCCTTCTGGTAAAACACTACAAGAGCATATCGTTCGAAAGGGACAAGCCCTACATTTATTAAAAGACACTTTAGATGATCAATTAGAAAAAAATGATCAATCAGCGTTACTATATGAACTTGAAATGCCATTGGCGCTGATTCTTGCGCAAATGGAAGCAACTGGTGTAGTCGTTGATGTGGAACGCTTAAAAGAAATGGGAAAAAATTTAGCAGAGAAATTACAGACATTAGAAGAAAAAATCTATGAGCATGCTGGTGAGAAATTTAATATTAACTCGCCAAAACAGCTTGGTGTTATTTTATTTGAAAAATTAGAGTTGCCTGTAATAAAGAAAACGAAAACAGGTTATTCTACTTCTGCTGATGTTTTAGAAAAGCTTGAGGATAAGCATGATATTGTTAGAGAAATTCTTCATTATCGTCAACTTGGAAAACTGCAATCAACATACATTGAAGGTTTGCTTAAAGTCGTTCATGATGATACCCATAAGATTCATACACGCTTTAATCAAGTATTAACTACAACAGGAAGATTAAGTTCGATTGATCCTAACTTACAAAATATTCCGATTAGACTTGAGGAAGGTCGAAAGATTCGTCAAGCCTTTGTTCCTTCGAAAAAGGATTGGGTGATCTTTGCGGCGGATTATTCTCAAATTGAATTAAGAGTGCTAGCTCATATTGCTAAAGATGAAAATCTTATTGAAGCGTTTCAACAAGATTTAGATATCCATACCAAAACAGCGATGGATGTATTTCATGTGGAGAAAGATGAAGTAACCTCTAATATGAGAAGGCAGGCAAAAGCAGTTAACTTTGGCATTGTGTATGGAATAAGTGATTACGGTCTTTCCCAGTCGCTTGGCATTACACGTAAAGAAGCTGGAGAGTTTATTAAACGCTACTTAGAATCGTTTGTAGGAGTACAAGACTATATGGAGGATATCGTTCGTGATGCAAGGGAGAAAGGCTATGTAAAAACCTTGTTGCAT encodes the following:
- the polA gene encoding DNA polymerase I; amino-acid sequence: MTKKKLVLIDGNSIAYRAFFALPLLNNDKGVHTNAIYGFTMILMKILEDEKPTHMLVAFDAGKTTFRHKTFQEYKGGRQKTPPELSEQFPFIRELLDAYQVSRYELVNYEADDIIGTLSKQAEVDGYEVKVISGDKDLTQLVTSKVTVDITKKGITDVDSYTPDFVMEKYGLTPNQIIDMKGLMGDTSDNIPGVPGVGEKTAIKLLKEFETLENVISSTDKVSGKKLKEKLEEFSDQALMSKQLATIDCEAPVEMTLSQLEYEGFNQEEVVRLFKELGFNSLLEKFGEEEATAEEVIEDISFETVSNLSDDILTDEAALYIEVLEESYHHADIIGFSIVNANGNYFIPTDIALESDAFKKWANDDTKKKIVYDGKKTTVALQWKGIALQGISFDILIAAYLLNPSETFDDVSSVARANGLTVVQSDESFYGKGAKRSIPSGKTLQEHIVRKGQALHLLKDTLDDQLEKNDQSALLYELEMPLALILAQMEATGVVVDVERLKEMGKNLAEKLQTLEEKIYEHAGEKFNINSPKQLGVILFEKLELPVIKKTKTGYSTSADVLEKLEDKHDIVREILHYRQLGKLQSTYIEGLLKVVHDDTHKIHTRFNQVLTTTGRLSSIDPNLQNIPIRLEEGRKIRQAFVPSKKDWVIFAADYSQIELRVLAHIAKDENLIEAFQQDLDIHTKTAMDVFHVEKDEVTSNMRRQAKAVNFGIVYGISDYGLSQSLGITRKEAGEFIKRYLESFVGVQDYMEDIVRDAREKGYVKTLLHRRRYIPEITSRNFNLRSFAERTAMNTPIQGSAADIIKKAMIDMAARLKQEKLQSKLLLQVHDELIFEAPKEEISILEKLVPEVMENAVELVVPLKVDYSYGDSWYDAK